Genomic segment of Archaeoglobus neptunius:
GAAAAGTACAGACCCTCAAACTGGCTTCTGGAGAAGGTACAGAAAGGAGAACTTGGAGTGAAAACAGGCAGAGGGATTTACCAATACCGGGACTTTGAATCGGCATATGAAGAAAGGATAAAAAGGATACTGGCGCTGATGGGGTGTCTCGATCTGAAATGATGGCAATCATGGCAGTTCTTACATTCGCCGCCTTCACGGTGAGAGTTGTCACCGGATTCGGCAGCGCCATTCTTCTCTCACCAATTTTCTCGAATATCGTACCTCCAAAAGAGGCCGTGGTTCTTATCATCCTGCTTGAATCTTTCGTAAACCTGATTTTTGTGTTTAATGAAAAGTTGAATTTCAAGCTTAAAGAGGTGTATCTGGGTGGTCTTTCCGGAATCGGCGCTGGAATATTCTTCTTCGGAATCGCATCTCAGGAATTAATCGGTCTGACGATAGGAGCGGGGATGGCGGTGCTTGCAGTTCTAATGCTTTCAGGATTTACCTTCAGGGTAAGGAACAGCAAAAATCTATTCCTTGGACTCGGTTTTGTTAGTGGGATTATGGGTGTGCTTACTGGGGTAAACGGACCGCAAATTGTGCTTGCACTCACAAGTCAGGGATACAGAGCAGAATTTATAAGGAGTTTCATGATAACGTATCTTCTCGTAATCGATACCGTTACGCTCCTTGCCTACCTGTTTTCAGGATATCTGACTGCAAAAACGCTGGTAAAGTTCGCCATACTCGCACCTTTTGTATGTGCCTCGTACTTGGTTGGTAAACAGATTCTCGGAAAGCTTGACGGAGAAAATTTAAGGAAGATTATGCTTCTGGCAGTTATGCTCTCCTCCATCATTCTGATAGCAAGATACGGAGGTGGTTTGATTGGATAGCTTCTCATTTGAATGTGTGAGGATTGTTTTTGGGTGCGGATCTCTCGAAAGGCTGTCCGATGAGGTAAAGATGTTAAAAGGAAGAAGGGTCGCCGTTGTTACCGACAGGGCGTTGAGGGAAACGGGAGAAAAAGTGTGTGAGATTCTGAACAGATCGGGTCTGAATTGCGAACTGTGGAGTGGTGTAACTGCTGAGCCGGAAATTGATGTGGTAAAGGAGTTTGTCAGCCAGTTCGATTTCGATACAGTGGTGGGAGTTGGTGGTGGAAGCACCCTCGATGTTGCTAAGTTGGCTGCGGTGACTG
This window contains:
- a CDS encoding sulfite exporter TauE/SafE family protein — its product is MMAIMAVLTFAAFTVRVVTGFGSAILLSPIFSNIVPPKEAVVLIILLESFVNLIFVFNEKLNFKLKEVYLGGLSGIGAGIFFFGIASQELIGLTIGAGMAVLAVLMLSGFTFRVRNSKNLFLGLGFVSGIMGVLTGVNGPQIVLALTSQGYRAEFIRSFMITYLLVIDTVTLLAYLFSGYLTAKTLVKFAILAPFVCASYLVGKQILGKLDGENLRKIMLLAVMLSSIILIARYGGGLIG